A region of the Salvia splendens isolate huo1 chromosome 11, SspV2, whole genome shotgun sequence genome:
caagaaaagacatactaactctttctttaagcacgctacaaaattaagaaacatcaactctttctttaaacttgtattttcatctgttcactcaaattaactgcatgagttatttctccatttcaaacttttaaacatcttgactttcttttgaaaaagaacaagttacctttttccacGTTGAGCGCGATGGGACGGAGTGCTAAGAGTGTTTTCATCGATTAGgcagtctagtggaacaaggctagaccaaagattttcaaaggagactctcgggttcaaagcgagaaagaatgctctgataccactctgtcacgaccgcactagctaaggatagcatagtcggggaaccgtgactaggggtgggggtataagaagcggggaaagaaataagggaaaataaaatcaaacattggttgcgagacatgactaattaagtgctgatacatagaagaaagatactcgatcataaaaactcgagtaattgtttgtaaaaattttaaaatatcagagttttgaacaaaatagacttgagtcttttcaCATGCACACcagaagcaaatgaacgcggttccatgtatgaagacatgaacctccgagagtcaaaatctgactgaattaaatgccttgtctcaatagcacttcctcaacctgcacatttagaaataaatgcagagctgagtacaaaaagtactcagtgaacacattgccgaaaattacacatatacatttgaaaatattgtcaagtcatcatcacagtaacactcgggggtgttattgaaaaggacccgagcttactaaaaatattcacattggactgcagtccctttttcctgtacttagccatatctgatcacattgtgccgtcgagatggtgttctcgcacggtcaccttccctgctcatcatgtcagaggtattcttgtgccgggaaggtggccaccttccacggtcaccttctctgcccaacatgtcagaggtatcccgtgtacactagtccgagccgggacaccaccctcactgggacccgaattcgacttatatccgtcattcataattcacttggccttagccaaacagataggcatcatacacaaaacatttgtGGCAAGACAATATCTTTAAAACTCAcaaacatgtgttcgtgttttcataaattacgatttgtatttttagtataggaaagctcacctcgactgcttaattctcaagcactttcttccccttggtaGCACATttcacttgcgatgattcatctttaaaatttagataatacaaaaattaacacacttgtcacataaataaataaaaatgcatgcatcctaagtaaagtcttttatctcgtttttctcgtttttcgattattcggcggccgccaaagttcctccgttggctcgTCATATTTCCCTCCACGATATcgaattaaaattctaaaattagaaaagtacacaattaaattatcgcgACCATTTTCCCttctaatatatatatttatttggacttaagataaaattattcatcctttgAAATATTCtgggattaattaaataattcatcacgattaattatcgacccaaacttaattattccccccaccttatatctccaatttaattatgaagccccaaacaaaataaaagagcccaaacaaaacattcaattttaattaatgagGCCTAATTCTTTTAAAAACCAAAGGCCCAATATAATTTATTCACTAGCccaccaaaacaaaaaaaagagttgGTCCAAGAAACAAAAGACATATGAACTCCCTTAAAAAAAACACGTACACTCCTCACTTCGATTTTTGAATATTAAGGAATTATTTCAATAAAGGAATTGAAGTACACGTACACTCCAATTCTTCATTTTGTGAGATGTACACGTATACTCCCTCTTCTCcctcaactctctctctcttgtgtAAATCTTAAACAAGGAACACACCCACATCTTCAAAATTTAAAGATGCTCAAGCTCCAGGAGCTCGTCGTTTTGCCGAATCGCTGCTGTACAGGAATCGATGCCGCTGCGGTCGTCCCTCCCGGCGTCTCAGCACCGACACATCAGCCGCTACCGGCTCCAATTCGCCGCCCCGCGTACACCGCCGTCGTCGCTCGGCGTCGTTGCTCCGGCAGCGCCCTCTCTCCTTCTTCCCTCGCTCCCTCTTCTTCTCTCGGATCTGCCGCTGCCAccactgtgcatgcacaggcggCGGCTTCGGCCTCTCCGTGCCTCGTGCTGCCGGAGAAGCTTCCTGGCGCCACTCCAGCGCGGGTCACTGCCTCCTCACCGACTCCCGAGAGGTAAGTTTGGGAAACTCTATtctatttcctttttggttttatTTCTTTAATCTTTGATTTAAAAGTTTTGGTGACTCTTGAATAATGTCTTGCTACTTGGAAGATTCATGTGTAACATGTTAATCTCACTGTGTTGTTAACATTGGGCATATTCTTATTTCCAACTAATATATGCACGCTTCGTACATGTatgaaaaaggaaagaatgGTTCGGAATTTACCTTTTTATGTGGAAAGTAAAGTGTTGTTGGATTATAGTGCTTGACTCTACAATTATCTGCAACTCTCCCTCAGTTCTATGTGGAATTCTTTTTGGAAAGTTTGATTGTGAGGTGGGTGAGACAAAAAGATTTGTATATacgtatatatacataaaagatGCAAGTGGCGCATAACTTTCAATTATTCGGTCAGAGGATAATCTCAATATGTGTAAGAGGATGACGGATGAGGATTTTTTTCCGCGTATCATTAATGCAACACTCTTTATTTCTACAACTCATTAAGGCAGCATTAAATGCTGCCATGACAAGGATTCCTTCTTGGATAAgcttataaatatatatattaaataataattattatttttatttttttatttttttattaattatttgagtatttgcttacttaatcatttaatttggtgtaggtataagtGGTTCAAGTTCGTGACCGTCCGCGTTGAAGTACCCATTTTCTTAAAACCTACgatgtataaattaaatttttgttggacttttgttggatgtttcggatattaaaattttaattatgggactttacttatttattttaatttataatattcacATAAGTGTAATATTTTTACGTGTTCTATTCACTTTCCTATCGTCAAAACAAATAGCAACGACAATAtatcgtagctcggatttaaATCCCATAAAAGTCCGTTATATaaataatcaagctaataatatagtttataataatatcggcttagctgGTCGTtacagcttatatgcaatttcttcagctaaactatcatttttataagctaactgtcattttatccgcttagattatcattttatcaggtaaaagtatcattttattaaacaaaatgtcattttatacaccaaaaatacctatcattctatcagctgaaagtatcattctacccggcaaatctatcattctatcggctgaaagtatcattctatcctgcaaaactatcattttatcagttttatgtcattttgtcacgttaaagtatcattttatcagcttatatgcaatttcttcagctaaactatcatttttataaggttactttcattttatccgcttagattatcattttatcaggtaaaagtatcattttattaaacaaaaatgtaattttatacaccaaaaatacttatcattctatcggctgaaaatatcattctacccggcaaaactatcattctatcggctgaaagtatcactCTATccaacaaaactatcattttatcagttttatgtcattttgtcacgttaaagtatcattttatcagcttatatgcaatttcttcagctaaactatcatttttataaggttgctgtcattttatccgcttagattatcattttatcaggtaaaagtatcattttattaaacaaaaatgtcattttatacaccaaaaatacctatcatccTATCGGCTGAAAatatcattctacccggtaaaactatcattctatcggctgaaagtatcattctatccggcaaaactatcattttatcagttttatgtcattttgtcacgttaaagtatcattttatcagcttatatgcaatttcttcagctaaactatcatttttataaggttactgtcattttatcgcATAGATTATcatttatcaggtaaaagtatcattttattaaacaaaaacgtaattttatacataaaaaatacctatcattctatcggctgaaagtatcattctacccggcaaaactatcattctatcggctgaaagtatcattctatccggcaaaactatcattttatgcactaaacctaacatttataagctaaaagtatcattttatcaactcagagtatcattctatccggaaaaactatcattctatgcaataaacctaacatatatcattttatcattttatcattttatcagtcagtcaaaagtatcattttatcaactcagagtatcattctatccggaaaaactatcattctatgcaataaacctatcattttatcattttatcattttacgtgatatttggcgaaattcagaaattaaataagggaaatgacagttttactcccgtgttttttttttatgaagtaaatctaagtttgaatctcaaccacaagattagaaaatatgtttggctcagatttggttatagggttattacgatatttaggggtatcattttatcagctaaGAGTATCATGTTATCCGGcaaaagtttcattttatcaactcagagtatcattttatcgcaaaaagtatcattttatctactcagagtatcattctatcaagcaaaactatcattttaacaattgagactatcattttatcagcaaaagtatcattttatcaacttagagtatcattctatgcagcaaaactatcattttatgcattaaacctaacatttataaggcaaaagtatcattttatctactcagagtatcattctatcggcaaaagtatcattttattaactcagaatatcattctatgaagcaaaactatcatttttagcattaaacctaaaatttataagccaaaattatcattttatcaagtgcaactataattttatcaagtctaactatcattttaccttgtgaaactatcattttatcctctcaaactatcattttatacccttaaactatcattttatcccctgaaaatgatattttatcccctaaaaccatcattttatcaagtgcaactattaTTTTAGCCTGTGAAACTATATAAGCTGacactttaacctgataaaatgatattctaagcggataaaatgacagtaaccttataaaatgatatataagctgaagaaatggcatataagctgataaaatgatactttaacgtgacaaaatgtcTTACAAGTTACTATTACAACTACAACCTATCTTTACGGGGTTCAAATTCTCTAATCATCTTTTCAACATTGATTTCCCCTTTTTTCCTATCATTCTGAAACTTCTGCTGTATCATTGAAAATGTCTCAAAAGCCTTCTTGTTAGTTTCTCCAACAAGCAATGCTTCAGTATATTTGGCATGAAGTTTTATGAAAGCCTCTGTCCCGTTCTTCGCTAACCTGAATTGCAGTTACGAACTGGACCACCCATGTAAGTCTCAATGTGGCGCATCACATAAACTCCACAGTCAACTTTGTTTGTATCGTTCTGCCATGGTAGagttagggctggcaattttcgacacgacaatataatctgacacgaatccgcacgaaattattgggttggggtcaagtcttattggatccgtgtccttatcgggttgacccattaagaactcgataatttcgggtcggatacgggtaacccattaagaaataatattattatttttattattatttataaaatatatattactttaattttttaatttcttataaattaagtttaaatagtataaaacgaattttaattgtgtaaattaggttaaaaattaaggtttaatcgtgtaatatcaggttcgggttgttatcgtgtcgtgtcaactcatattatatcgtgtcgataacgggttcgtgtcgggtgcgggtcgtgtttggatttgaaggtagcaagtcgggttcgtgttcggatttacagtttccttaacaggtcgggttcaggttaggccttattgggtcaGGTCATTATCAGGTAGAGTCATGTGTCTGATTTTTGACGTTTTGACAATACTCTCTATTGTTGGATTAACACCATTTCCAAGATAAATTCGGAAGAAATTTTTCTATTCAAATAACACAAAACATACATGAGGTTGatttaaaatgatactccctctgttccatagtagtgggggcatttctttttggcacgaagattaagaaaatagagagatgaagagagaataaagtaagagagagtaaagtaagtgagaagaaatgtgttaacttttactaaaaaaggaaatgactctactactatggaacgtaccaaaatggcaaaatgactccactactatggaacggagggagtattatgtttTGGTACTAAATGATATTGAATGCATTTAACTAAACATACCAGCATAGTTGATGCACCTCCATATTTCTGCTTTATCACCTCTTCAGTAACCAGAGCATTGTCAATCACATCCCGcatttgaattttgagattGAAGCACATGATATAAAAATGATCGTGCGCCCATATCAAAAATAAtatctaattttcaaaacattatatacaaatgtcattttcaaatatatagGTACGTTGTTCTGTAATGTATATCTCATTATGACTTACCATGTCATAATTTTCCCATTTGAAATCTTCAATCTTTAACACAAATTCATTTAACGCTGTGCAGAATTTTTCATGAGCCTCGGCTTGAGTCCAATCAGGTTTCCTCGCAGCAATATTGTATACCTGTCATGtttacatttttgtaaataaatttaacttttaatgtaACGCTATTACTTATTTACCCGTTTACTGTACCGTAGGTGTGGTGTTGATGAAAAGACGACTCGGAGATgcatttgatttgaatttttcattGTAGTTGAGGTACATAGCCCATGCATCTATGATGTTGATACTAACGTACGTACGTGGAGCAAGGGTGTGGAAATCAATCTTGAACATGCTGATCATGTCGTTCTCATAAACCATCTCATAACTGATCtcaaaatcatatttaatgttagttaaaagaatttaataagaatataattaagTAATTCAAAACTTACAGTTCGCTTTCTTCATGTGTCATCAACCAGTACATAATTTCCTTCTCTTCTTTATTCAGTTTTCCTTTTATATTTACTGCCCTGACATTGTAGGGAGAGCACAGTGCTTCAACAATTTTCTTTGTTGTTCTGGGCACTTTCTCCTTTTCAACTGCAGGTTCTTGGGAAaccttcttcttccctttggTCTTTTTCAAAACATCTTCTTTGTCTTTTAAAACTTCATCATCTCCGGTTTCACCATGTATATCCTCCATGACAGTGGATATTATGGCACATGCTCTTTCGTCctttcaattaaaaatataaattgttattgACATAAGGGATATTATTTTACCTAATGGAactcatattatcattttatcagccaaaaatctaaagctatcattatgaaacaaaaatttcattttatcactgaaccaaTCATTTTACCCacagagttgtgatcatatgataacccctaaatatcgtaataaccctataaccaaatctgaaccacacattttctaatcttgtggttgagattcaaatttagatttacttcataaaaaaaggcgcgggggtaaatatgtcatttcgctcatttaaatttctgaatttcgctccattctttctctctttctcagttCGATTCTTTCCTATTCTCCGCGATTTTGTTTCagatttccataatctccagatttccataatctccagatttccttccAATTATTTCCATagactccagatttccttcTGATTATTTCCATagagatttccttccgattatttcaatagactccagatttccttccgatttggttcattattccataatctccagattttcatTGATTATCTGTTCAATAGCTGTCAGAATTTGCTTCGATGGAGAACGTAGCAAATAACGAAGGTAACAATCATTatctattatttagcttattgattgtgttcatattttattttattgattgttttgattcatgtattgaaattcttatttaattaaattatgtattgtcgtttttgtgttaagatgatagttttggcttataaattttaggtttgcattataaaatgatagttttggctgataaaatgatactttaacgtgacaaaatgacataaaactgataaaatgatagttttgccggatagaatgatactttcagccgatagaatgatagttttgccgggtagaatgatactttcagtcgatagaatgataggtatttttggtgtataaaatgacatttttgtttaataaaatgatacttctacctgataaaatgataatctaagcggataaaatgacagtaaccttataaaaatgatactctgagttgataaaatgatacgtttattgctttatgataaaatgataggtttattgcatagaatgatagttttgccggatagaatgatactctgatttgataaaatgatacttttgactgactgataaaatgataaaatgatatatatgttaggtttattgcatagaatgatagttttgccggatagaatgatactctgagttgataaaatggtacttttgactgattgataaaatgataaaatgatatatgttaggtttattgcatagaatgatagttttgccggatagaatgatactctgatttgattgactgataaaatgatatattttaggtttattgcatagaatgatagtttttccggatagaatgatactctgagttgataaaatgatacttttagcttataaatgttaggtttaatgcataaaatgatagttttaccggatagaatgatactttcagccgatagaatgatagttttgcccggtagaatgatactttcagctgatagaatgataggtatatttggtgtataaaatgacatttttgtttaataaaatgatacttatacctgataaaatgataatctaagcggataaaatgacagtaaccttataaaaatgatactctgatttgataaaatgatacgtttactgctttgtgataaaatgataggtttatttcatagaatgatagttttgccggatagaatgatactctgagttgataaaatgatacttttgactgactgataaaatgataaaatgatatatgttaggtttattgcatagaatgataattttgcaggatagaatgatactctgggttgataaaatgatacttttgtctgactgataaaatgataaaatgagtgaaattcagaaattaaatgagtgaAATTTGGATACGAAAATTTTagcatgagcgaaatgacatatttacccccgcgctttttttatgaagtaaatctaagtttgaatctagaccacgtgattttaaaaatgtgtggtccagatttagttacggaaattggggttatcattataatgtacccgtatatatatatatatatatatatatatatatatatatatatatatatatatatatagggtcatgatctatggaaagcacctcttaaccatataactagagaacaaataatagccacaagatcaaaaaaatcaagggctagtattaatttttgaatttaatgagatattagttccctcaaatactaatttactccacaataacaaggagggggtataatggtcattgcacagaAAAAATAGGTTCCGTAAATTTTTATCTCAATCTCTTCTGCAAATTCCCTCATCTTCCCGCTTCATACTACTCTTGGGGGTTGAGATCGCGCGTCCGATTCAAATCGTATTGTTGCGGGCTGAGATTGAGATCCTGAGCGATCTCGGAGATGTGAAGAGGGTCGATGGAGTTGGCTATGTCGATATCGGCCGGAACCGGCGAGACCATTTCTGAGTTTCCATGTTGCCTTTCTCATTCTGTCTCTCAGTTTCCGTGATGGTGAGAAAGTGGAGGAGCGTGATTGTGAGAGGGGGAAGTATTTGAAAATAGGCACACGTCGGCGTCAATATGCAAACGACGCCACTTATCTGTCAACATAAATTGTTTCACTATTTGG
Encoded here:
- the LOC121754983 gene encoding uncharacterized protein LOC121754983, with amino-acid sequence MLKLQELVVLPNRCCTGIDAAAVVPPGVSAPTHQPLPAPIRRPAYTAVVARRRCSGSALSPSSLAPSSSLGSAAATTVHAQAAASASPCLVLPEKLPGATPARVTASSPTPERYKWFKFVTVRVEVPIFLKPTMYKLNFCWTFVGCFGY